TAATTAATCTTGTAAGATTCCTACCTTATCACGATCACCACATGGCATATGCATATAGGAgcgtttggatccttgagctaaagtttagtccgtatcacatcgaatattcggagattaattaggaggactaaatatgagttaattataaaactaattgcacagatggagNNNNNNNNNNNNNNNNNNNNNNNNNNNNNNNNNNNNNNNNNNNNNNNNNNNNNNNNNNNNNNNNNNNNNNNNNNNNNNNNNNNNNNNNNNNNNNNNNNNNtttaatactcctaattagtatctaaatattcgatgtgataggggttaaagtttagccgtGGGAATCAAACGGCCCCATAGTTCTTTAAGTCCACACCCGAGTTTGTCAGAGTCGTTATGAAAACCTCGAGGTCACCTCTGCAATGTCAACCACTGCAAGCGATTAGAATTGTTCGGGTGATCAGAGGATGCCTGTATTGATCTTCAAACATGCAGTTAAGAGTATTAATGCAGGTCGTCGTTTACTAGCTTTGCTGTCAGTATAATACTGATGCCTGTTCACGAAAAATAAACCATGCATTTAATTACGTACTGTGGGCGATCTCATTATCTTTTGATTATCGTGTCTCCAGTTGTTCAATTTCACAATGCTGGAGGGTATTGTCAGATGTATTCGTAAGTAATGCAAAGTCATGAACTCATGAACATTCATATACGAGTCTATTTCAGTATACATGAATTTTGCAGGAATATTATACCCAAAATAATTTGTCTCATACAGACGTAAAGAAAAACTCTTCCCTGCATATTAATCTTTCCAGAGCATCTGGACCCCTAGTTTGGTTTTCATGAttaatgacaacataataaTTACAACTAACATGTGTTTTACAACGGCAATAAGTTAGTACAATGATAGGTTTTCATTTGGCTCCCATCATTTGTTTTCATTATATTAGTACAAAGGATATGCGCGAAGACTAAGGATGAACCATTTCCAAGTGTCATTTGGCATTGAGAGATACTTGGAGTAATGTACAtctttatttttcctttggCCATATTATTATTGGGGTCAAGAGTTATAGCTTGACCTAGACGAGTCCAGAGTATAGTTTAGTGCACACTTGTGAAATTCTAGAACTATAAGTAGCTCAATTGAAGCCTAGAAGAACAATGAAAAAGTTCGAAACTTAAAAGGATTTGAACTGGACGAGTTTCAGTGTTTCTTCAGGCACTTGGACCCAGCTTTCAACTATTAAACAATAGCAGTTCAGTCACTAAAATCTTTCACGTATTTTATAGCAGTGACAAGTCAAAAAAACCATAATATATAGTTATATTGATTACATCACCATTCAGACAAATAATACAAATAAATAACTGCCTACTTATTAGAACGGAGCAAACAGTCAGATTTAGTTTCAATGCATGGGCCTTCTAGACATCATTGATCACAGCAAATGCTCAACCTTTGCGCCAATGTTAATCTATGGAGATGACTTCTAAGAAGATGGAGATGACTTTTAAGAAGCTAGGACTTAGCAGAGCATCTAGCCACGAGAGCATAACAAGTACCAGCGTGAAGACAAGTTGTAAACTGCAACCAATTCGTTACTTGTATGTGGTTAAGGTCAAGTCAAGAAGCACCATTAATTCCAGTGCCCCCTTTGAGAGCCTCCACTTGGCCTCCTATGGGAACACCCACTACCGTTAACGTGCATGCTATTAAGATAACGAACCACTGCATGGCCTCAAGCACTATAAATACCCATACCGCCTCTCAGAACTCATCACAACCCATACTCACTAGTAGCAGCTCACAATGGCAGGCACCAAGCTAATAGCACTGGGTTTCGTTGTCCTCGTGAGCATGGGGTTAGCCAATGCTGTAAGGGTGGCTAGATATTCTAGTGCTGATGGAACTGgcacaggagggggagggggtggtggaTATGTGAACGGTGCAGGATCAGGGTCTGGGTCCGGCGCTGGTGCAGGTGGGAGTGGTTCAAATGGTGTCCACGCAAGTGctggagggggtggtggtggtggtggaagtaGCCAGTATGGTGGGTCTGGATACGGTGGAGGGTCTGGGGCAGGTTCTGGTTCCGGAACATATAACCAAGGAAGGTATTCTGGCTATGGAGAATCTTCCAATGCCGGTGGtaccggtggtggtggaggaggaggacaggcCGGAGGTTACTGGGGATCTAGTGGACAGGGGTCTGGTAGTGGCACTGGATCTGGCTCTAGCTATTCTAACAGGTATTGGTACGGGCCCAGCTATGCAGGTGCAAATGCAAATGGCAACGGTGGTGGCAACGGGAATAGTCAGAACGGTGGAAGTGGTGGCGGTGCAGGTGGTGGGTCGGGGTACGGCAACGCCAATCCTTGATTTCCATACCAAGTCAATCTAAAGTTGGAGGCCATTGTACTTTGTTGTTTCATGTCGTGGGATTATTTTAATTTCTTTGTAATTGTGTTATGTTTTTGCAAATTAATAAAGGCCCCAACTGTGCTAGTAAATGTTGCAGCCTATGGGAAGATGTTCATGCCATGTCAGTTCATGGATAAAATAATATTGCTGTTATTTTGTCACTGTATCTGGAGAAATTTCATGAGGAACTGCTTTGTCTTGGAAGTTATTAAAGTTCACATGCCTACACATCATGCTTATTGTTCCATCCGTTTTTTAAATATATGGTTTTTAGGATAAACTAATTAGTGTAAAATGAGCTAATTAGCTTAACATATATGTTAAAAACAGAGGGATCGGAGTACATATATTACCAATTAATTAAAGATATTAAAGACTCTAAGCGACTCGGTTATTGTAATCTGGTATCAAGTACTAGAGTAGTTCATGTCATGTTTATCGATCCAGCCTAGTTATATAGTTGGCTAGAAGTGCTGTTACGTACAAGCCCAATGAAGTTAGTGATGACGTCAAAAAAGTGATCCTGTGCATAGGCCTTCACAATTCCATTGCTGAATGATTGGCAATATACGACCATATTGAGAAGCTTCACCAACGTCACTGAGAGCATAATATCTACCACTCACTTTTCCTGCTCTGTTTTTGTCAAGCGGAATTCATCTCCATGGAGCAAAAATAATCAATATTGGTGGTACTAGGAACCAAAACCACTTCAGAACAAACAGTTGCATTTCAATGTTAATCTTTTGGTGTGACTCCCGGTGATGAAAATTTTTGGCATTTCACAATCTAGAAAatggaaaaatgagaaacaaaaaTCATTAAAGAGGTAAAATGTCAAGTAAATCAATGTGTCAACTATGTAAGTGTCAAATTTGCGAAGTCCGTCTTTGTAACTGTAGCAAACATGGCTCATTAGgtcatagtttgtgattttggtaaTTGAGTGACaatatagtcattgggactaatgatTTGTCTAGCATGTATCTTGTAGGTTTTCTAAGTCCCAAGAATGTAAACAAAatcatggcaaggtccaaatcatggtattcttgatatccaaatcacggtattcaagtatccaagctatgatattcaagtgaccaagccatggtatctaggattattctatgttattgaagcatccaaatgatagagaaaatctaGAGAAATGGCACCATCAGATGTTCCGATGCCCTATCTGAGAAGTGTTGGAGCAACCATCGGATCAATTGATACAatggaaaaatagaaaaaagagtCAAGACCATCGGAGTTCCGATGGTAGGttttctagtagcgtcggatgaattttggggtgaagaaaacaaagacaaagaaaaccctatagcaccggatgatccgatagTGGGCCAAGGGGAGCGTCGGACGAACCATATTTACTTTGCGAAGTTCTAGAGTTTTTGTCAGAAACTCTTCATCACCGAACATCGGATGAAGCATCGGATGAATTTTTTGTGTGTCAGTAAAGAACTTGGGCGCAGGGAGGCCAACGGCTatttgcaccggatgttccgatgctaccAAAATGAAACCATCGCAGGGAGGCCAACAGCTATTTGAACTTGGGCGCAGGAAGTGCTTGGAGATCAAGAcccatcaagaacacatccaagccaccaaaagtgcttaaatGATTtgtcaaaggcttagcacaagtttagaatag
This sequence is a window from Setaria italica strain Yugu1 chromosome III, Setaria_italica_v2.0, whole genome shotgun sequence. Protein-coding genes within it:
- the LOC101776998 gene encoding putative glycine-rich cell wall structural protein 1, which encodes MAGTKLIALGFVVLVSMGLANAVRVARYSSADGTGTGGGGGGGYVNGAGSGSGSGAGAGGSGSNGVHASAGGGGGGGGSSQYGGSGYGGGSGAGSGSGTYNQGRYSGYGESSNAGGTGGGGGGGQAGGYWGSSGQGSGSGTGSGSSYSNRYWYGPSYAGANANGNGGGNGNSQNGGSGGGAGGGSGYGNANP